Proteins encoded together in one Cardiocondyla obscurior isolate alpha-2009 linkage group LG07, Cobs3.1, whole genome shotgun sequence window:
- the Tor gene encoding serine/threonine-protein kinase mTOR isoform X2 yields the protein MSNFKTMSNTLMQQFVQRLKSRNEEARNKAARDLCLYVKRELREASQEEITAFMDEFNHHIFEMVSASDINEKKGGILAIVCLIGADVGNFNTRTIRFANYLRNLIPSNDVGVMQLAAKTVGKLALVSGTYTAEYVEFEVKRAFEWLGTDRHEGRKHAAVLVLRELAVSVPTYFFQQVTPFFDLIFNAIHDPKPAIREGAVEALRAALVVTAQRETAKQMHKSQWYKQCYDEVIDGFAEIHTKEKGINRDDRIHGSLLVLNELLRCSNVQWERNYEALMERLNGSTQNENDILCLMPRLKTTIGSKWGGSTQNATASQHTLYPAHESTACRCLMQERLDDIYNDVMNQKISRNPHIQHALMMLLPRLAAFNKEKFIRDHLKESLAYLLLILRSREKDRYAAFTSIGFIAVAVEDAINPYLPKIMEVIKSLLPSKETPSKKRTSLEPAVFVCITLLSHAVKQVIASDVRDLLEPMFQTGLSPILTTALRELAHSIPSLQVDISQGLLRMLSQVLMQKPLRHPGAPWTATSPNSAADDVSSTVLALKTLGTFNFDNNPLLQFVKRCADHFLTSEQAEVRLEAVKTCSRLLRLTLNQSGPTVTTTVSTVLGKLLVVGITDTDPDVRLWVLASLDDSFDVQLAQAENLSALFIAMNDEMFEIRELAVRTVGRLSTLNPAYVMPSLRKTLVQFLTELEHSGMGRNKEQAARMLDHLVVTAPRLVRPYMEPILKVLVPKLKESDPNPGVVLAVLRAIGDLAEVNGAEMQQWMSELSSILLEMLVDASSPEKRGVALWVFGQLVGSTGHVVKPYLQYPSLLDVLINFLKTEQQPIIRRETIRVLGQLGALDPYKHKMNLGQIDCQLDTLTSMADTKNDVESNQDLTTSEMLVNMSPSTLEEFYPAIAITTLMRIIREPTLSQHHTMVVQAVTFIFKSLGIKCVPYISQVMPSFLNVVHMADMNFREFLFQQLAVLIAIVKQHIRNYLDDIFVLIKEFWTVNSPLQSTLILLVEQIAMALGAEFKIYLPQLMPPILRVLTHDTSKDRSVTVKLLLALQTFGNNLDNYLHLVLPPIVKLFYANDCPIAVNKVALETVDLLADTLDFTDFASRIVHTLVRTLDQCPELRSTAMDTLCAVVMQLGKKYQIFIVLVQKVMTKHKIVNSRYDVLVDKILTDSTAADGEDFILMRMRHSRNKNRELSLTPSETTTIKKLNVSASNLQKAWTATRRVSKDDWLEWLRCFSIGLLKESPSPALRSCWALAQTYAVLPRDLFNAAFVSCWTELPTEHHRMELIQTLHQALMVPDLPPEVTQTILNLAEFMEHCDKGPLPLDDKILGDTAMHCRAYAKALHYKEDEFHKNRNSSVFESLISINNKLQQKEAAEGLLEYVMNHNQQDLKVQIRWYEKLHNWDKALQLYQERLETDSADVESTLGQMRCLEALGEWGQLHEVAMKQWTNQTDDTKQRMSRMAAAAAWGLGQWESMQKYVSLIPKDTQDGAFYRAVLAIHDEQYNVAHQFIDNARDLLDTELTAMAGESYQRAYNAMVEVQKLAELEEVIQFKLVPERRAAIKAMWWERLQGGQKIVEDWQKIIQVHTLVVSPHDDMYTWLKYASLCRKSGSLMLCHKTLVMLMGTDPSLTPDQPLPTTHPQVTFAYCKHLWVANKREEAYSQLQRFVQTYLQPATAAIMNQEDEKQHESKKRLLARCYLKLGKWLESLQGINEHSIPAVLSYYAAATEHDSTWYKAWHAFAYTNYETVLFYKHQQGNETAPVETAPANGARNNLSSSQYISQFTVPAVEGFFRSINLSDGNSLQDTLRLLTLWFDYGQWPEVYDAVVEGIRLIEINTWLQVIPQLIARIDTPRALVGRCIHHLLIDIGKTHPQALVYPLTVASKSASHARKTAANKILKNMCEHSPTLVQQAMMASDELIRVAILWHELWHEGLEEASRLYFGERNVRGMFDTLEPLHAMLERGPQTLKETSFNQAYGRDLMEAQEWCHRYKASRNVRDLNQAWDLYYHVFRRISRQLPQLTSLELQYVSPKLLICRDLELAVPGSYNPGHPIVRIASIHSSMQVITSKQRPRKLCIKGSNGKDYMFLLKGHEDLRQDERVMQLFGLVNTLLLHDPDTFRRNLTIQRYAVIPLSTNSGLIGWVPHCDTLHTLIRDYREKKKILLNIEHRIMLRMAPDYDHLMLMQKVEVFEHALEHTHGDDLARLLWLKSPSSEVWFDRRTNYTRSLAVMSMVGYILGLGDRHPSNLMLDRLSGKILHIDFGDCFEVAMTREKFPEKIPFRLTRMLINAMEVTGIEGTYRRTCESVMSVLHRNKDSLMAVLEAFVYDPLLNWRLMDNTVPKGKRSDAQGMSASSSQEHGDMLDSLTATLPKKGVPCSIENGADNNQPEALNKKALAIITRVRDKLTGRDFSHEETLSVRQQVDLLIQQATNNENLCQCYIGWCPFW from the exons ATGTCTAACTTTAAAACGATGTCGAATACACTGATGCAGCAGTTCGTCCAACGACTCAAGTCGAGAAATGAGGAGGCACGTAACAAAGCGGCACGCGATCTGTGCCTCTACGTTAAGAGAGAGTTACGTGAAGCATCGCAAGAAGAGATCACAGCATTTATGGATGAATTTAATCATCATATATTTGAAATGGTATCTGCCTCTGACATTAATGAGAAGAAAGGTGGTATATTAGCTATAGTTTGCCTCATAGGTGCAGATGTAGGCAATTTTAATACACGGACGATACGATTTGCTAATTATCTTCGGAATCTGATACCTTCCAACGATGTAGGCGTTATGCAATTAGCGGCAAAAACTGTCGGAAAATTAGCTTTGGTTTCAGGTACTTATACAGCCGAATATGTCGAATTTGAAGTAAAACGTGCCTTTGAGTGGCTTGGCACAGATAGACACGAGGGTAGAAAACACGCTGCCGTGCTTGTTTTGAGAGAGCTCGCCGTCTCAGTGCCAACATACTTTTTCCAACAAGTTACACCATTTTTTGACTTGATATTCAATGCTATACACGATCCTAAACCTGCTATACGAGAGGGTGCGGTAGAAGCATTACGAGCAGCCCTGGTAGTAACCGCTCAAAGAGAAACTGCAAAGCAGATGCATAAATCACAATGGTACAAACAGTGCTACGACGAGGTAATAGATGGATTTGCAGAAATTCACACGAAGGAAAAAGGCATTAACAGAGACGATAGAATTCATGGCTCATTATTAGTGTTAAACGAACTACTGAGATGCAGCAATGTTCAATGGGAGAGAAACTATGAGGCCCTAATGGAAAGACTGAACGGTTCTACGCAAAATGAAAATGATATACTTTGCTTAATGCCACGGTTGAAGACAACGATAGGATCTAAATGGGGTGGATCCACTCAAAACGCCACCGCATCGCAACACACGTTGTATCCTGCACATGAATCAACCGCTTGCAGATGCTTAATGCAGGAAAGACTGGATGACATTTATAATGACGTTATGAATCAAAAAATATCTAGAAATCCGCATATTCAGCACGCTCTCATGATGCTGTTGCCGAGACTCGCGGCATTTAACAAGGAAAAGTTTATAAGGGACCATTTGAAAGAATCTTTGGCATATCTTTTGCTAATTTTACGCAGTCGTGAGAAAGATCGCTACGCCGCTTTTACATCAATCGGCTTTATAGCTGTGGCGGTAGAAGACGCTATAAATCCGTATCTCCCGAAAATTATGgaagtaattaaaagtttattaccAAGCAAGGAAACTCCAAGCAAGAAGCGTACTTCTCTTGAACCTGCGGTATTTGTTTGCATCACTCTACTTAGCCACGCAGTGAAGCAGGTTATAGCTTCTGACGTCAGAGATTTATTGGAGCCGATGTTTCAAACTGGATTAAGCCCAATCTTGACAACGGCTCTCAGAGAATTAGCGCACAGCATTCCATCTCTACAGGTAGACATATCTCAAGGACTTTTGCGAATGCTGTCGCAAGTTTTAATGCAAAAACCTTTGAGGCATCCCGGTGCACCATGGACCGCAACTAGTCCGAATTCTGCAGCGGATGACGTTTCGTCGACAGTACTCGCATTGAAAACGCTGGGTACTTTTAACTTTGACAATAATCCGCTGTTGCAATTTGTAAAAAGATGCGCGGACCACTTTTTAACGTCAGAACAAGCGGAAGTCCGTTTGGAAGCTGTAAAAACATGTTCTAGATTATTAAGATTAACACTGAATCAATCTGGTCCCACGGTAACTACTACTGTTTCAACTGTTTTAGGTAAATTGCTAGTAGTTGGAATAACTGATACAGATCCTGACGTTCGTCTGTGGGTATTAGCGTCGTTAGATGATTCTTTCGACGTTCAATTAGCACAAGCAGAGAATTTGTCTGCCCTCTTTATCGCTATGAATGATgaaatgtttgaaataagAGAGCTAGCAGTTCGCACTGTTGGACGACTTAGCACATTAAATCCTGCTTATGTTATGCCATCATTAAGAAAAACTTTAGTGCAGTTTTTGACTGAATTGGAGCATTCAGGAATGGGTCGTAATAAAGAACAAGCTGCTCGAATGCTGGATCATTTAGTTGTGACTGCGCCGAGGCTTGTGCGGCCGTATATGGAGCCAATTTTAAAAGTTCTTGTTCCGAAGCTGAAAGAATCTGATCCGAATCCTGGCGTGGTGCTAGCTGTTCTACGCGCGATCGGTGATTTGGCCGAGGTCAACGGCGCCGAAATGCAACAATGGATGTCTGAGCTCTCGTCGATATTATTAGAAATGTTGGTGGACGCCAGTTCACCTGAAAAAAGAGGAGTAGCATTATGGGTGTTCGGCCAATTAGTCGGTAGTACGGGGCACGTGGTAAAACCTTACCTACAATATCCGTCTCTGCTAGAcgttttgattaattttcttaagaCCGAGCAGCAGCCAATTATTAGGAGAGAAACGATTAGAGTACTCGGACAACTAGGTGCCTTGGATCCTTATAAACACAAGATGAATCTTGGCCAAATTGACTGCCAATTAGACACGCTTACCTCGATGGCGGATACTAAGAATGATGTGGAAAGCAATCAGGACTTAACGACGAGTGAAATGTTGGTGAACATGTCGCCATCCACATTAGAAGAATTTTATCCAGCAATCGCTATTACGACGCTTATGCGAATTATTCGCGAGCCAACCTTGTCTCAACATCACACCATGGTAGTGCAAGCGGTGACCTTCATATTCAAGAGCCTTGGGATAAAATGCGTGCCGTATATCTCTCAAGTTATGCCGAGTTTCTTGAACGTCGTGCACATGGCAGATATGAATTTCCGAGAGTTTTTGTTTCAACAGCTGGCCGTTCTCATTGCCATCGTGAAGCAGCACATACGCAACTATCTCGacgatatatttgttttaatcaaGGAGTTCTGGACTGTAAATAGCCCGCTGCAGAGTACTTTGATATTATTAGTCGAGCAAATCGCAATGGCCTTAGGTGCGGAGTTCAAGATTTATCTACCTCAGTTAATGCCGCCGATATTGAGAGTATTGACGCACGATACCAGTAAGGATCGCTCAGTAACGGTGAAACTGCTTTTGGCTTTACAGACATTCGGAAATAATTTAGACAATTATTTGCATCTCGTGCTTCCACcgatcgtaaaattattttatgcgaaTGACTGCCCGATAGCTGTAAATAAAGTTGCTCTCGAGACAGTCGATCTTCTCGCAGACACACTAGACTTTACGGATTTCGCCTCACGAATTGTTCACACTTTAGTACGTACGTTAGATCAATGTCCAGAATTAAGAAGCACAGCTATGGATACGCTCTGCGCTGTTGTGATGCAGCTGGGTAAGAAGTACCAGATTTTCATCGTGCTTGTTCAGAAAGTTATGACGAAGCATAAGATAGTCAATTCACGATATGACGTTCTAGTAGACAAGATTCTTACGGATTCTACCGCGGCGGACGGCGAAGATTTTATCTTAATGAGAATGCGACATTCGCGCAACAAAAATCGCGAACTCTCGTTAACACCTTCGGAAACGAccacgattaaaaaattgaatgtaTCAGCTTCAAATTTGCAGAAGGCCTGGACAGCGACACGACGAGTATCTAAGGACGATTGGCTCGAATGGCTGCGGTGTTTCTCTATCGGTTTGCTCAAGGAATCTCCGTCTCCGGCTTTAAGATCCTGCTGGGCGCTGGCGCAAACCTACGCCGTGTTACCACGCGATTTATTCAATGCCGCTTTTGTCTCATGTTGGACGGAGCTTCCTACTGAGCATCATCGAATGGAATTAATACAAACTCTGCATCAAGCGCTGATGGTTCCAGACTTGCCCCCCGAAGTGACGCAGACCATTTTAAATTTGGCTGAATTTATGGAGCATTGTGACAAAGGTCCTTTACCTTTAGACGATAAAATTCTTGGGGACACGGCGATGCATTGTCGTGCATATGCCAAAGCGTTGCATTATAAAGAAGACGAATTTCACAAGAATAGAAACAGCAGCGTGTTTGAGTcgttaatttctattaataataaacttcAACAGAAGGAAGCAGCCGAAGGTCTCCTAGAATACGTCATGAATCATAATCAGCAAGATCTTAAAGTTCAAATACGTTGGTACGAAAAGCTTCACAACTGGGACAAGGCGTTGCAGCTATACCAGGAACGTTTGGAAACTGATTCTGCAGACGTAGAATCTACCTTGGGGCAGATGCGTTGTCTGGAGGCTCTTGGAGAATGGGGTCAATTGCACGAGGTCGCTATGAAGCAATGGACGAATCAGACCGACGATACAAAGCAAAGAATGTCGAGAATGGCGGCAGCTGCGGCGTGGGGTTTGGGACAATGGGAAAGCATGCAGAAGTATGTTTCGCTAATACCGAAGGACACTCAAGATGGAGCATTTTATAGAGCGGTACTGGCGATTCACGACGAGCAGTACAACGTCGCGCATCAGTTCATTGACAATGCCAGAGATCTGTTAGACACCGAGCTAACTGCTATGGCTGGCGAGAGCTATCAGCGAGCGTACAATGCCATGGTGGAGGTGCAGAAGTTGGCGGAGTTAGAAGAAGTGATTCAATTTAAGCTAGTGCCCGAACGAAGAGCAGCTATCAAGGCCATGTGGTGGGAGAGACTTCAAGGTGGACAAAAAATTGTAGAAGATTGGCAGAAAATTATACAGGTACACACGTTAGTAGTTTCGCCGCATGACGATATGTACACGTGGCTTAAATATGCCAGTCTTTGCCGGAAGAGCGGCAGTTTAATGCTATGTCATAAAACATTGGTGATGTTAATGGGCACGGATCCGAGCTTAACTCCGGATCAGCCACTGCCAACTACTCATCCTCAGGTGACCTTCGCTTATTGCAAGCATTTATGGGTCGCAAACAAACGCGAGGAAGCTTATAGTCAGCTACAACGATTCGTGCAAACTTATTTACAGCCGGCAACAGCTGCGATAATGAATCAAGAAGATGAGAAGCAGCATGAAAGCAAAAAAAGATTGCTTGCTAGATGCTATCTCAAGCTCGGCAAATGGCTGGAATCATTGCAAGGTATAAACGAACATTCTATTCCTGCAGTATTATCGTACTATGCTGCAGCGACCGAGCACGATTCTACATGGTATAAAGCCTGGCACGCCTTTGCTTACACTAATTACGAGaccgttttattttacaagcaTCAACAAGGTAACGAAACTGCGCCAGTGGAAACTGCACCGGCCAACGGTGCGCGCAATAATCTCTCTAGCTCGCAATATATATCTCAATTCACTGTCCCAGCTGTGGAAGGATTTTTCAGATCTATCAACTTATCGGATGGCAATTCTCTGCAAGACACCCTCCGCTTGCTAACACTCTGGTTTGATTACGGCCAGTGGCCAGAAGTATACGACGCCGTTGTTGAAGGCATAAGATTAATAGAGATAAATACTTGGCTACAAGTAATTCCACAACTTATAGCCAGAATCGACACTCCCAGAGCACTCGTTGGCCGATGCATACATCATCTTCTTATAGATATTGGAAAAACGCATCCTCAGGCTTTAGTTTATCCATTGACAGTGGCTTCGAAGAGCGCCAGTCACGCAAGAAAGACCGCCgctaataaaattctgaaaaatatGTGTGAGCATAGTCCGACATTAGTCCAGCAAGCTATGATGGCAAGCGATGAGCTTATCAGGGTCGCAATCTTGTGGCACGAATTATGGCACGAAGGCTTGGAAGAAGCTAGTAGATTGTACTTCGGAGAAAGAAATGTTAGAGGCATGTTTGACACGTTAGAACCTTTACACGCCATGCTAGAAAGAGGACCGCAAACTTTAAAAGAGACTTCTTTCAATCAAGCTTACGGAAGGGATTTAATGGAAGCGCAAGAATGGTGTCACAGATATAAAGCGTCTCGAAATGTAAGAGATTTAAATCAAGCTTGGGATTTGTATTATCATGTATTCCGGAGGATATCCCGACAATTGCCACAACTGACTAGTTTGGAATTGCAATACGTTAGTCCGAAGTTACTCATTTGCAGAGACTTGGAGCTGGCTGTGCCAGGAAGTTATAATCCTGGCCATCCTATCGTAAGAATAGCGAGTATTCATAGCTCGATGCAAGTAATAACTAGCAAACAGAGACCAAGAAAGTTGTGCATTAAAG gTAGCAACGGTAAAGATTACATGTTTCTATTGAAAGGTCATGAGGATTTGAGACAAGATGAAAGGGTAATGCAGTTGTTCGGTTTAGTAAATACTCTTTTATTACACGATCCAGATACTTTCCGAAGAAACCTTACTATTCAA AGATACGCCGTGATTCCATTGTCTACGAATAGCGGTCTTATTGGTTGGGTACCGCATTGTGATACACTTCATACGCTTATTAGAGACtatagagaaaagaaaaagatactACTGAATATCGAACATAGGATAATGTTACGA atggcACCTGACTACGATCATCTTATGCTCATGCAAAAAGTTGAAGTATTTGAGCACGCACTCGAACATACTCATGGTGACGATCTAGCGCGACTTTTGTGGCTGAAGTCGCCGTCAAGCGAAGTATGGTTCGATCGTCGAACAAATTATACACGCTCTTTAGCTGTGATGTCTATGGTGGGATACATACTCGGTCTCGGTGATCGTCATCCGTCTAACTTGATGTTGGATCGTCTCAGCGGTAAAATATTACACATCGACTTCGGTGATTGTTTCGAGGTAGCGATGACGCGTGAAAAGTTTCCGGAGAAGATACCGTTCCGTTTAACCCGGATGCTGATAAACGCAATGGAAGTTACTGGAATCGAAGGAACTTATAGAAGAACCTGTGAATCTGTGATGTCCGTTTTACATCGGAATAAAGACAGTCTAATGGCAGTTCTGGAAGCGTTTGTTTACGATCCTCTCCTCAACTGGAGATTGATGGACAATACGGTGCCTAAAGGTAAACGATCAGACGCTCAGGGTATGAGCGCCAGCAGTAGCCAGGAACACGGCGATATGCTCGATTCTCTTACTGCCACATTACCAAAGAAGGGTGTGCCATGTAGCATCGAAAATGGAG CTGATAATAACCAACCGGaagcgttaaataaaaaagccTTGGCAATCATAACAAGGGTCAGAGATAAGTTAACAGGGCGCGACTTTTCACACGAAGAAACTCTCAGCGTTCGGCAACAAgttgatttattaattcaacagGCGACAAATAATGAAAATCTTTGCCAATGCTACATTGGATg gTGTCCATTTTGGTAA